The DNA sequence CGGCGCACCAAAACTCGGGCGAGCCACCCACTCTTCCTGGGCTACCTGTTCGTCCGTTGCACACCGACGGCGCTTCTCGCCGCTCAGCGGATCGACGGCGTCCACCACCTCGTCGGCTGGCGCGACGCCGACGGTGAACGCCGCCCCGTCGTCATTCCTGATCAGGCCATCGCCGAAATCCAAGCCGAGCAGCCGCGGCACGATCACACCCAGCCTGATCGAAGCGCGCGGCGACCCGCCATTGGCGACAAGGTCTATATAAACCGCGGGCTCTGGTCGGGCCGTCTGGCAGAAGTCCTCGAAAGCCCTGTGGGCCAACGCGCGGCCTTGGTGATGGAAGGACCTTTCGGCGGTCGCATCAGCCTTGACCTTGCCGCCCTAGAGCCCCTTCAGCCCGCCAGTTCGCCAGCGAACTTCAAGTCCGCGACGAAGGCTGAATAGGCCTCGACCTTCGCCCGCTCATCGGGAATACGCAGCAGGTAGGAGGGGTGATAGGTAACCACGCCCTGCGCCTGGTCGGGCAACTCAAAGGCTTGGCCCCGCGACTTGCCGATCGGCATCGCCTTGCCGAATACGGAGCCCGCCGCCGTCGCACCCAAGGCTACGATCACCCGCGGCCGCACCAGCCGGCGCTCACCGTCGAGCCACCACCGACAAGCCTGCGCCTCAGATGAGGTCGGCGTCTGGTGAATCCGTCGCTTGCCGCGCAGCTCGTGTTTGAAGTGCTTCACTGCGTTGGTGACATAGGCCGCACGGCGGTCTACGCCGGCCTCCGCCATCGCCCGGTCGAAAACCTGGCCGGCCGGTCCGACGAAGGGCGCCCCGGCTAGATCCTCCTGATCGCCTGGCTGCTCCCCGACAAACATCAATCGCGACCTCGGCGGCCCCTCGCCCGGCACACCTTGGGTCGCATCCTTCCAAAGTGGACAGCGGCGGCAGGCGTCAACGCCCGCTGCGATCAGCTCCAGACTTTCACGCGGCGCTTCCTCGAAGGAGCCATCTCGCGCGGCCCTATGCGCCTGGCGCACGATCCGACGATCAGGCTCGGTGGGCGCCTTCATCACCATGGTTTCAGTGCGGCTTTCGGCGCGGGCGACGAGTTCTGGAATGAGCGCGGCCTCCGGCAGGTTCCGCCAGTAGCGCTTGGGCATTTCCTTTGTCATCTGCGCCACGTTCAGCCGCGCCGGGTTGAAGATGGCCGCATAGTAGGTTCGCCAATGCGCTTCCAAAGCGTCGCTGTGCGGGACGTCCGCCGGATCCGCGCCTGGGCCGAGGGTCAACGCTGTGCGGTCCCAGTGGACACTGACATCTGGAGTAAGAAGGCTCCAATCCATGTTGGTGAAGCGGCGCGCGAACCATGGCGCCACGAGCTCCGTCACCCGATGGGCTGGCTCGAACCACGCCACAAAGGCCCCGGCGCCTTCGCCGGTCTCAATTTCACGAAACCTCACGAAGGCCCGCATCTTGTGCGCCGCCCGATCAACCGCCTTAGCCATCAACAAAGCCTGGGCGACCTCGCTGTCTGTTTCGATCTTCAGGAGGTTCGGTTCCCCTCCGAGGCGCCGGAGCAACCGATACATCAGATCGAACCGCTCGCCCGACCGATGCAGCAGCACGCGGTCCGCCAGTTCCACGAACGCCCGTGGCACGGTGAAGCTCGCCGTCGCCTCAAGATCCATCGACGCCTCTTCAAACAGGTTCGGGCCGACCGTCCAGACCACCTCCTCAGCCCGCGCGCCCTGCGCCCGCAGCACCCGCGCCGCACGCCGCCAGCCGGCGATATCGATTTCGGACTCAAGCCGCACCACCGCCATCAGAACAGGCTCAACTGTTCAGGCTGAGGGGCGACCGTTTCACCATCCCCGGATCGCCCCGGCGTCCAGTCGGCGGCGATGATGAAGGGTTTCATCTTAGCCACCCCGCGCGTCACGCGGCCCAAGTCCGCCAAAGTCAGCCGCGTGAACCGTCGCGCTTGAATCAGCTTATCCGCCGCTCGCACGCCCAGCCCTGGCACCCGCAAAAGCCGTTCGCGGTCGGCCTTGTTGATATCCACTGGAAAGGCCTCTCGCCGCCGCAGCGCCCAGGCCAGCTTCGGGTCTTTGTCGAGCTCCAGATCGCAATCCTCATCGACGATCTCGGCCCGCTCGAATCCATAGAACCGCATTAGCCAGTCGGCCTGGTAGAGCCGGTGCTCGCGCATCAGCGGCGGTCGCGCCAACGGCAGCCTGGAGGTTGAATCCGGGATCGGCGAAAACGCTGAGTAATAAACACGCCGCAGTTGGTATGCGCCGTACAGCGTCTCACTGCGCTTGAGGATTTCGCCGTCGCTGGCGCCGTCCGCCCCGACGATCAGCTGGGTCGATTGGCCGGCTGGCGCAAAAGACGGCGGCTTGGTTTTCCGCGCCGGCTCCTTGGCTGCCTCGACATCCAGCCGGACCGCGCCCATCGCCTTACGGATTACCTGCGGATCCTTTTCCGGCGCCAGTCTGGCCAGGCTCTCGTCCCGCGGCAGCTCGACATTGATCGATATCCGGTCCGCGAACAGACCCGCCTGTCGCACCAGCTCAAGCGAGGCCTCGGGGATTATCTTGAGATGGATATAACCTCGAAAATCATGGACTTGCCGCAGAGTCTTCGCCGTCCGGACCATGGCTTCCATGGTGTAATCCGCCGACCGGATGATGCCCGACGAGAGGAACAGGCCCTCGATGTAATTGCGGCGATAGAACCCGAGGGTCAGGTCCACCACCTCCTCCACCGAGAACCGGGCCCGCTCGACATTGGACGACACACGGTTCACGCAATAGGCGCAGTCGTAGATGCAATAGTTGGTCAGCAAAATTTTCAGCAAGCTGATGCAGCGACCGTCCGGCGCATAGGCATGGCAAATGCCCATCCCCTCGGTCGAGCCAATCCCTTTGCCGTCCGACGAATTCCGCTTCGTTGCGCCAGACGAGGCGCAGGAGGCATCGTACTTGGCTGCGTCAGCCAGGATCGCAAGCTTCTGCCGAACGTCGAGGATAGTCATCGGACTATCCTATTGTTCTCTCTTTGTTCCTACAAGCTGAGCCATGGGAAGTTTTTGATGCGCCCCGGTGACTCTGATGTTCCCGGCACGGAACATGAACTTTCTTGCAGGCGAGCAAAATCTCCCCCTGCGGGCGGGAACTCGCATGCTTCCCATCTGTTCCGCACGCATGACCGCGCTCACCATCCGGCACGAAACCCGTTACAGCTACGAGCGTCCGGTATCTTTCTCGCCCCATAAGCTGCTGATCCGGCCGCGCGACAGCCATGCTATCCGCGTCGTGCGCGCGTCGCTGACCCTGTCGCCGCCGGGCGAGACCCGCTGGGTTTATGACGCCTTGGGAAACTCAGTCTGCTGGTACACGCCAGCCCGGGCGTCCGATACCCTCTCGGTCGTCAGTGATTTGCGTATTCAGCGCTTCCCGGCGCCGCTCGCGCCGCTGCTGA is a window from the Phenylobacterium immobile (ATCC 35973) genome containing:
- a CDS encoding UdgX family uracil-DNA binding protein (This protein belongs to the uracil DNA glycosylase superfamily, members of which act in excision repair of DNA. However, it belongs more specifically to UdgX branch, whose founding member was found to bind uracil in DNA (where it does not belong), without cleaving it, appears to promote DNA repair by a pathway involving RecA, rather than base excision.), whose protein sequence is MAVVRLESEIDIAGWRRAARVLRAQGARAEEVVWTVGPNLFEEASMDLEATASFTVPRAFVELADRVLLHRSGERFDLMYRLLRRLGGEPNLLKIETDSEVAQALLMAKAVDRAAHKMRAFVRFREIETGEGAGAFVAWFEPAHRVTELVAPWFARRFTNMDWSLLTPDVSVHWDRTALTLGPGADPADVPHSDALEAHWRTYYAAIFNPARLNVAQMTKEMPKRYWRNLPEAALIPELVARAESRTETMVMKAPTEPDRRIVRQAHRAARDGSFEEAPRESLELIAAGVDACRRCPLWKDATQGVPGEGPPRSRLMFVGEQPGDQEDLAGAPFVGPAGQVFDRAMAEAGVDRRAAYVTNAVKHFKHELRGKRRIHQTPTSSEAQACRWWLDGERRLVRPRVIVALGATAAGSVFGKAMPIGKSRGQAFELPDQAQGVVTYHPSYLLRIPDERAKVEAYSAFVADLKFAGELAG
- a CDS encoding putative DNA modification/repair radical SAM protein translates to MTILDVRQKLAILADAAKYDASCASSGATKRNSSDGKGIGSTEGMGICHAYAPDGRCISLLKILLTNYCIYDCAYCVNRVSSNVERARFSVEEVVDLTLGFYRRNYIEGLFLSSGIIRSADYTMEAMVRTAKTLRQVHDFRGYIHLKIIPEASLELVRQAGLFADRISINVELPRDESLARLAPEKDPQVIRKAMGAVRLDVEAAKEPARKTKPPSFAPAGQSTQLIVGADGASDGEILKRSETLYGAYQLRRVYYSAFSPIPDSTSRLPLARPPLMREHRLYQADWLMRFYGFERAEIVDEDCDLELDKDPKLAWALRRREAFPVDINKADRERLLRVPGLGVRAADKLIQARRFTRLTLADLGRVTRGVAKMKPFIIAADWTPGRSGDGETVAPQPEQLSLF
- the nusG gene encoding transcription termination/antitermination protein NusG is translated as MSAWYALRCATRQEGAAQARLVALGYETFLPVEVRWSRIRRTKTRASHPLFLGYLFVRCTPTALLAAQRIDGVHHLVGWRDADGERRPVVIPDQAIAEIQAEQPRHDHTQPDRSARRPAIGDKVYINRGLWSGRLAEVLESPVGQRAALVMEGPFGGRISLDLAALEPLQPASSPANFKSATKAE